CAGATTTGGTTCTTTCATAGTTTTCCATTGATGCAGCTGATACATCAGCTATCTCTGGTTCCATACACAACAACATAGGAAAGGTATTTTGAGCAGGTACACTAGCAATAACTTTGATTTGAGAACCACCTAAATCTATAGCCAGTCTTAAATCCGGGACTACAACATTTACAGGTTTAGTCATTTTATTACTCCCTGGTAAGAAACTTTTTTGAACTCAATTCAATTACTTGTCCTCAGAGCAATCAGGCTGAGAATAAAAATTATATTTTAGAAAACAAGGTTTTATATTTCACAAATTCTAAAAAAATATGTAGTAGTCTTATAGCAAGAGTTTCGCAAGTTTAACCAGAAGAAATAATAAATTAAGTTTCAAAGATTTTTACTTATTAAAACAAGGCATCCATTTCATCTCTAATAGCCTTCTCTTCGGCAGATAATTCAAGGTCTACTTCTATATCTACGTTATCATCATCCCAAAACTCATCATCTTGTTCAACCTGTTGAGACAAATTAAATTGATTATCGCTGTTAACTGTCTCTGTCAGTCTATTTTCAGAAGCAATAGGTTGTACTTCGTCATTAGAGGTACTCAGAGCTATTTCTAAACCTTCCGTACTTTGTAAGAGTATTTTAGGTGATGGCAAATCTAGCTTTAACTCTATTTGGATATAATTCCACTGTCGTGAAAGCTCGAAAAATGACGATATCGCTAAGTTCTTTATTTTTTTCTCATCGGTACCACCTAAATTGACATATGCCATTGGCAGAAAACACATTCTGGCTGCTTCCCATAATAGTTCTTTTATGTTTTTATCATGGTACTTGAGTAAGTATTTTAATAACATCCCATCTAATGAATGTTCTCTAAACCTAAACCTAAGTCTAGTTTCTAACGATTTTTCTTCGCTCATATAATACTGTGCTTTTAAAGCGAACTAATCTATGTCTAGGGAATACATCAAGCGGCAATAATATTTTTTTGCCTTGCACCAAATATCTTGCAACATTCATCAACAAGTTGAAAACCAACAAAAAGTATAAATCGACTATATTTTTTGATAGATTGTTGCTCGGTCTTGATATAAGCTGTTGTGCTTTTGATTTGCACATCAAGGGCGGGCAAGACTTGTACTGAGCTTGTCGAACGCGAACAGCGTCTCGTAGAGAAGTATGCCCATCCCACAAGAGTTATATTAAATAATGTTATGCAAATTATAGAATTTTCAGCTTACCTTATGCTTTAGTCCTTACTACAAGACCAAAACAGAATTTTTAAGTCTCATCATGCTAAAAATATACTACAAGAGTAGTGCATGATGAGTTATCACAACTAAGTATAATTGCTTAATGTTTGGTGTGGGTCAAAAATGGTCACACAATGGGGACAAAGTGGGGACAACATGGGCAATTTATATAATTTGGGGCAATATAAAATGGTCGAAGAGGTTATTTTGATTCAAAAAATCATTTGATAGTGCCACTTTTTGGGTTCGAGATGGGGACGGCGTGGGGACGATAAATTGAGTCCACTATCTTGCGGATATCACTGTGATAAACCCTTCAAACCTTGACTAAATAAGGATTTAGCTGATGTCAAAACAATAGTATTCAATAGTATTCAATAATACAAATTTCTGCACTGAGCAAGATTCCTGGTGAGACGCAAGCCATGTTGCCTGTATGCGCTGTACGCGCATACCGCCCCCTCAAAAAGGGGCGACGGCAACGGCTTGCTCCTGCGGAGGGCTATTTTTGGAGATAGTCGTGATGTCAAATAAAACGAAGAGGACTGATGGAGTTGCCAGAAAAATTACGCATCCTGTTCGCTTTGCTGCTGATGAGTATGAGCAACTGAAGAAAAAGGCTTATGAAGCCAGGGTGAGCATTACAGAATTTATTCGACGTGCTGCACTAAGGCGGCGTGTTGTGGAATCTCCACCTCCTCCACAGTTAAACTGGAAATTGTACGAAGAACTAAATGCTATTGGGGTGAATCTTAACCAAATAGCTAAAGCGGCAAACAAAGCAGCGAAGTCTGGACAAGATGTGAATATTGATGTTGAACAGCTACAAAATTTAGTAGAATCTCTGCATACATCCATCAGGGAAACCCAGTTGCAATTACTGGAGTGTGGGGTAACAGAGGATGAGCAGGAATAGTTATTTTAGTTATTGAGCGATCGCCCTGGCAAGTCAGTGTGCTTCTCACCATCACCTTCATATCCCCATGTCACCCAATGACCAAGCGATCGCCTCGAAGGAGACTCTTTGATTGGCAAACAGTTCAAAAATCAAAGCTTTCGCTCCACCCTAGACTATGTGCTGGGTAAGGATAAAGCCACCATGATCGACAGCAACATGGGTGGCACTACACCCAGGCAACTAGCCAAGGAGTTTGGTGCAGCCAGAAGACTGCGGCCCAATCTCCAACGTGCCTGCGCTCATGTCATTCTCTCCATTCCCCACCGCGATGCATCTCATGAGAAAGGCATGTATCATGAGCATTTGGAGGATGAGCAATACACTGAAATTGCCCAGCACTGGCTTAAGGCAATGAAATTCCTGGGTGAAGAATTAAATCAAAGCCAGTATGTGGTTGCCCGTCACCATGACACCAATCATGAACACATTCATATAATTGCTTCTCGTATCCGCATGGATGGGTCGGTTGTACCAGACTCTTGGGATTACCGCCGCAGTGAGGTGGTAGTGCGACAGTTAGAAAAGGAGTTTGGCTTGGAGGCAGTATCTTGTAGCAGTGAAAGAGTGGCTACAAAGGTTAAAGAGGAATGTGGTATTGAGACAGCTGTTAGCGAACACCACGCCCAAACCCAAAAGCAGAGACATCACTCTTCCAGTAAACCACCTGTTACCCAACTCTTAGCTGACATCATTGATGAAGCGACAAAAGACCAACCAACTGTTACCCAGTTTATCAAGAGACTCCAGCAGCAAAGTGTTGTGGTTCATCCCCAGTTCAGCACCCAAGGGTTGTTTAAAAAGGCGATCGCTTTTGAGATAGATGGTGTGAAGGTAGCTGGCTACAAATTAGGTTCAGCATATAGCTTTCCTGGTCTTCAGAAAAAACGGGGCGTATCTTATGACCCAGAACGGGACTTGCCTGCAATATGTTCATGTGCTGCTGGTGAATTGGTTGAACTGCTACCACCGGCTATGGAGCAATTGATGGCAGTATCGCCCCCTGGTGAGGAAATGCCAGTAGGGATTACTTCCGATGGTGCATTCCAGACAATAGCTACAGTGAGCGGTGTGATGGGCTACGCCCCGCTGGATGCGATCGCCTCCGGCACTGCGCTCCGCGCGATCGCACCAGAAGGCATGGCACACCAGATGGTAACTGAGGAACAACACCACATTAGTACCATCAGCCCTATTATCCGGCTGTTTTGGCAGAAAGTAGCACGACCAGAAACATATTCAGGAAAATACTACGACCTTCAGCTAGAGAAAGATATTCTCAAGCTGAAACGCAAGAGTGGAGAAGAGATTGCAGAAATTACCCTTGATCCTAGTGCTGAAAGCCAAGATAAAGGGTTGACCAATGAGGATTTGACGAGAATGGAAAAACTGAAGGCGTTGCTGTTGACCCAAAGCCGACAGCAAATGCACCAAAACCAAGTGGATATGGATTAACATCCAGTTACCGTAACTGAATGTAATTCTCACTAATACTAAAAATTGTCCAACCTAATGTCCTTCCAAATATCAGAAACCTGCCACCCTGTCTTACCAACAGATAAAGTCACAGGATTATCACGCACCGGAATATAGTTAGGTTCTTTATTCTCTACATCCAGTTCTGGCTGTTCCTCAACCGCCGGTTCTTCAACATTAATTATATCGGGTTGAAAATTTTGCTCTTTTGCCTCCTCTATTGTTGTTTTTGCTTCCTGGAGCAGTCTTTCAGATTTTTTGATTAGTTTCATATCTCTTTGAATTTTGAAAACTTGTACACAGACAGGTTCAGAAGAATCTGAACATAAATTTTTAGAGAAGTTGTATAATTTTTTATACTTCACTAGCCTCATTATAAAAATTTAGCAAGAAAGCTTCTCTGAAATCTAACCCTTCATTTTTTCTTGACAAAACTTACTCGTCTAACGAGTAAATTGTTTAATAATTGTCCAGTTTTGTTTAAACTTTACCCAACTCTTACGGAAAAAACCGTAGGAATTATCAGAATACCTCAAATTGCCAAAAATATGACTAATTTGCACCATCGGTAACTCTAAATGTAGCACCCTGTGTCATGTCTGCCAAATCCATTGCCTGTTGATGTAACACTTGAATCTGACTCAACTTTTTAATTAAAAACAAATAAATAATTTATACAGCAAATTACAACTTGGTGAGGTACAAATTATCATAAGGGCGAACGGACTTAGCACTTACCCATGTACCTCATTTACCTGAAAAACGCTGTATAAGCATAATTGCTAGTAATATATAGCACTTTGATTTATACCTTTTAATATAAGGGTAGCCAAAACTATAAAACAAAAATATGATTTTTATTAGTAGCCACTTCAGATAAATAATTTATAAAATCTGGCAGGGAGTGAAATAGATATTACCCTGCACAGTTTTTGTTAGTTAGAAGTCATGATGCATTGGATTGTACCCTTGCTGCCGATAGTAATCATCTGGTTGTATATCCAGTGGGAGAGATTCAATCTCTTCACCATTGCGAATATCTTGAGACATGAGCGCTTTGCGTTGCAAATAACTTTTGCTGTCTGCAATTCTCGCTCTCATCTGCTGTTGTCCAAAATTTATGCCTTGTTCGGCATATCCAGCAGACAATTGATTGTAGCTGTCAACATCAATTTTTTTGCGGCGCTCCATTTCTGCAAGCGATTCATCAGTAATACCAATATTCAGAGCATATTCAGCATACTCCCGTTTGAGAGAACCATCAGAATTAAACTTCTGTTTCTCTTCTTCTGTAAAGAAGTCATAAGCAGTGTAATCTACCCACGTTTCTGGTTCACTTTCATCTAATAATTTCAATCGCTCATATTCTATCTTGAGTGTGGCAGCATAATCATCAATTGTTACCCGGTTGATACCTTTATCTAATCGCTCCTTTATGTAATCTTCTCTTAAAGTTCCTTCGGTGTTTACCCTTTTTTGA
Above is a genomic segment from Cylindrospermum stagnale PCC 7417 containing:
- a CDS encoding plasmid mobilization protein, translated to MSNKTKRTDGVARKITHPVRFAADEYEQLKKKAYEARVSITEFIRRAALRRRVVESPPPPQLNWKLYEELNAIGVNLNQIAKAANKAAKSGQDVNIDVEQLQNLVESLHTSIRETQLQLLECGVTEDEQE
- a CDS encoding relaxase/mobilization nuclease domain-containing protein — its product is MIGKQFKNQSFRSTLDYVLGKDKATMIDSNMGGTTPRQLAKEFGAARRLRPNLQRACAHVILSIPHRDASHEKGMYHEHLEDEQYTEIAQHWLKAMKFLGEELNQSQYVVARHHDTNHEHIHIIASRIRMDGSVVPDSWDYRRSEVVVRQLEKEFGLEAVSCSSERVATKVKEECGIETAVSEHHAQTQKQRHHSSSKPPVTQLLADIIDEATKDQPTVTQFIKRLQQQSVVVHPQFSTQGLFKKAIAFEIDGVKVAGYKLGSAYSFPGLQKKRGVSYDPERDLPAICSCAAGELVELLPPAMEQLMAVSPPGEEMPVGITSDGAFQTIATVSGVMGYAPLDAIASGTALRAIAPEGMAHQMVTEEQHHISTISPIIRLFWQKVARPETYSGKYYDLQLEKDILKLKRKSGEEIAEITLDPSAESQDKGLTNEDLTRMEKLKALLLTQSRQQMHQNQVDMD